The following are encoded together in the Geobacter sulfurreducens PCA genome:
- the pglX gene encoding BREX-1 system adenine-specific DNA-methyltransferase PglX, translated as MNDTFVADIQKFTLANRALLERETDEQLQGIYGWLPDGSFADASRYPAIHQLDEARETRLQLEHYAEEEKAAGFSSVDSRRKIVRETAFTWLNRLVAFRLLEERKLLKQIVAKIDKSNGFIFWLTAEGNEEVYKLHQQGDLPLNPMGEGPSNVAYRRFILWQCGELARDVSVLFDPSTLPTRLFPRPAIVKQLAESMNTEARIEAWKPGNEETLGWVYEGFIEDENEAVFKKFSKGKKVIAEEIGAATQRFTPRWIVRFLVENSLGRLWAEMHPDSRLKDSLSYLVPIENSQAHPLKLVRDITFLDPSCGSMHFGLVAFDLFAEMYREEFEKAGQPGWPENPSVNAEDEIASSIIAHNLHGIDIDLRSVQISALTLLLRARTLSPKCAFTDRNLACANVEQTSGGKLETLIAAAKFSHPIYERVLRTLAAEMKDSDQLGSLLRLERSLERLVIEERRKAEENKQFLLSFPGISPEQFDTQAGIEEFFDLLSDQLLRHLDFFVRASREMGGDPGHIVNEAAKGLRYMQLVSHHYDVVATNPPYMSRRNMSDVIAKHLDKHYPETKGDLYAAFIARCLELVAPQGKVAMVTQQSFMFIGTYEKFRSNLLSRVTVETMAHLGPKAFPNITGEKVNTTAFVIRREPDGKSLEEHCGVYFRLVRERDAVAKQIAFEGAVSAMRSGMTTPIVFTYRQIDYDTIPEKPWVYWMPEKIQELFRQGRLLSVVAPPKVGLQTGDNTRFLRKWWEIGVNHIARNATSCSDTKRSGVKWIPYMKGGAPIPWNGNHEHVVNWKMDGVEIRAFCPRAVVRNPTFYFRKGVTWSDVSPKGFAGRLSPGGFIHDVKGMTCYPSDESLNEVLGIFNSTTAKFILSALNPTISFQVGDIERLPIPSKSSKDLEAKVEESVSLAQKDSSDSERTYDFIHPPLCVTEVDERHARLRRIEEEIDQEVTRLYGLDEADRLALKTELEGIKAVAEDNNEEEGDTEEEEETVAGAWTDLSLARAWVSYAFGMALGRYRIGEPEGLGRGNFDAATIAAISALIDSDGIMPSDAGHPQDIVSRTLRILELMRGEDTARRLVRAATGGDGVPENLLRGFLDRFTGQPEVSYWRYHYQLYRKRPIYWPLQSPKRKFTVWIFQERFTTNSLFEVRRMVEERLRMLEREIADKRIVAASNRSVAKELDKLLELSDDLRDFSKNLQDILQAGYTPHIDDGVLLNAAPLHTLLPSWPETQKAWQELAEGKYDWAQQAMDHWPERVREKCKTNKSFAIAHGLA; from the coding sequence ATGAACGATACTTTCGTTGCCGACATACAGAAATTCACCCTTGCAAATCGTGCTCTTCTTGAGCGGGAGACCGATGAGCAACTTCAAGGTATCTACGGCTGGTTGCCCGACGGTTCCTTTGCCGATGCATCCCGTTATCCGGCTATTCATCAGCTTGACGAGGCCCGAGAAACGCGCCTCCAACTGGAACACTATGCAGAGGAAGAAAAAGCTGCCGGTTTTTCTTCTGTTGATTCCCGTCGCAAGATCGTCCGCGAGACTGCCTTCACCTGGCTAAACCGCCTCGTTGCCTTCCGCCTCCTTGAAGAGCGCAAGCTCTTGAAGCAAATTGTTGCCAAAATAGACAAGTCCAATGGATTCATCTTCTGGCTCACTGCTGAAGGAAATGAAGAGGTTTACAAGCTGCATCAGCAAGGCGACCTGCCGCTTAACCCAATGGGTGAAGGCCCCAGCAACGTGGCGTATCGCCGATTCATCCTCTGGCAGTGCGGCGAGCTTGCCCGCGATGTGTCCGTGCTCTTTGACCCATCCACACTTCCTACCCGCCTCTTCCCCCGGCCAGCGATTGTCAAGCAACTCGCTGAATCCATGAACACCGAAGCCCGTATAGAAGCTTGGAAACCGGGTAATGAGGAAACCCTCGGGTGGGTTTATGAAGGCTTTATTGAAGATGAAAACGAGGCTGTCTTTAAGAAATTCAGCAAAGGGAAAAAGGTCATTGCCGAGGAAATCGGCGCGGCGACTCAGCGGTTCACCCCTCGCTGGATCGTTCGGTTTCTGGTGGAAAACTCGCTGGGACGATTATGGGCTGAGATGCATCCTGACAGTAGGCTCAAGGATTCGCTCTCTTACCTCGTGCCAATAGAGAACTCTCAAGCCCATCCGCTGAAGCTGGTACGTGATATTACATTCCTTGACCCCTCATGCGGGTCAATGCATTTCGGTCTGGTAGCATTCGACCTCTTCGCTGAGATGTATCGTGAGGAATTTGAAAAGGCGGGACAGCCCGGCTGGCCGGAGAACCCTTCCGTTAATGCTGAAGATGAAATTGCGAGCAGTATCATTGCTCATAATCTGCATGGGATTGATATCGACCTTCGTTCCGTCCAGATTTCCGCTCTTACACTCTTATTGCGTGCGCGAACTTTAAGCCCCAAATGTGCCTTTACTGACCGTAATCTTGCCTGTGCGAACGTCGAACAAACCAGCGGCGGCAAGCTTGAGACTCTCATTGCTGCTGCTAAATTCAGTCACCCCATCTATGAACGTGTTCTCCGGACCCTTGCCGCTGAGATGAAGGATTCGGACCAGCTTGGTAGTCTCCTCCGTTTGGAGAGGAGTCTGGAGAGACTGGTGATCGAAGAACGCCGTAAGGCGGAAGAAAATAAGCAGTTTCTTCTCTCATTTCCCGGGATATCGCCAGAGCAATTTGATACCCAAGCAGGCATTGAGGAGTTTTTTGATCTCCTCTCTGATCAGTTGCTGCGGCATCTTGACTTTTTTGTTCGTGCGTCACGAGAGATGGGAGGCGACCCTGGCCATATTGTAAACGAAGCTGCCAAAGGATTGCGATACATGCAGTTGGTCTCTCACCATTATGATGTTGTAGCGACCAATCCGCCCTATATGAGCCGCCGGAACATGTCCGATGTCATCGCTAAGCATCTTGATAAACATTACCCTGAAACGAAGGGTGACCTATACGCCGCCTTCATTGCCCGATGTTTGGAATTGGTTGCACCACAGGGAAAGGTGGCCATGGTAACGCAGCAATCGTTCATGTTCATCGGGACTTATGAGAAATTCCGAAGCAACCTACTTTCTAGAGTGACTGTTGAGACGATGGCGCATCTGGGGCCTAAAGCCTTTCCCAATATTACTGGAGAGAAAGTCAATACAACTGCCTTCGTTATTCGGCGTGAGCCGGATGGAAAGTCGCTGGAGGAGCACTGTGGGGTGTACTTCCGCCTAGTGCGCGAGAGGGATGCTGTAGCCAAGCAAATAGCTTTTGAGGGTGCAGTCTCCGCTATGCGTTCAGGCATGACCACTCCAATTGTCTTCACCTACCGCCAAATTGACTACGACACCATACCAGAAAAGCCCTGGGTTTATTGGATGCCTGAAAAGATTCAGGAGCTTTTCCGCCAAGGTCGCCTCCTTTCCGTTGTTGCCCCACCCAAGGTTGGTCTTCAGACAGGGGATAATACGCGTTTCCTCCGCAAATGGTGGGAAATTGGGGTGAATCATATTGCCAGAAATGCGACTTCATGCTCAGACACCAAGCGTTCTGGAGTTAAATGGATTCCTTATATGAAAGGCGGAGCACCCATCCCTTGGAATGGGAATCATGAACATGTTGTTAACTGGAAGATGGATGGTGTTGAAATACGGGCCTTCTGTCCCAGGGCAGTTGTTAGAAACCCCACCTTCTATTTCCGAAAAGGCGTGACGTGGAGCGATGTAAGCCCCAAAGGTTTTGCAGGGCGGTTATCCCCAGGTGGGTTTATTCATGATGTAAAAGGCATGACGTGCTATCCGAGTGACGAATCGCTCAATGAAGTCCTTGGCATTTTTAACTCGACCACAGCGAAGTTTATCCTGAGCGCCTTGAATCCCACCATTTCCTTTCAAGTAGGTGATATCGAACGCCTGCCAATCCCCAGCAAGTCTTCCAAGGACCTAGAAGCTAAAGTTGAAGAATCAGTATCATTGGCTCAAAAGGACAGCTCCGACAGCGAACGGACCTACGACTTTATTCACCCGCCGCTTTGTGTAACGGAAGTAGACGAGAGACATGCCCGCTTGCGACGAATCGAGGAGGAGATTGACCAGGAGGTCACTCGCCTCTACGGTCTGGATGAAGCGGACCGTCTTGCCCTCAAAACCGAACTGGAGGGAATAAAGGCTGTAGCTGAAGATAATAATGAAGAAGAAGGTGATACAGAGGAAGAAGAGGAAACCGTCGCAGGGGCGTGGACCGACTTATCGCTTGCCCGCGCCTGGGTGAGTTATGCTTTCGGCATGGCCCTTGGCAGATACCGGATTGGCGAGCCCGAGGGCTTGGGGCGAGGAAACTTTGATGCTGCGACCATTGCCGCCATCAGCGCCCTCATCGACTCTGACGGGATCATGCCTTCGGACGCCGGCCATCCCCAGGACATCGTGTCTCGGACTCTGCGAATTCTGGAACTCATGCGTGGGGAGGATACTGCGCGGAGGCTCGTCCGTGCAGCCACCGGCGGCGACGGCGTGCCGGAGAACCTTCTGCGCGGCTTCCTGGATCGCTTCACTGGTCAGCCAGAGGTTTCGTACTGGCGCTATCATTACCAGCTCTACCGCAAACGCCCCATCTATTGGCCGTTGCAGTCGCCAAAAAGAAAATTCACCGTCTGGATTTTCCAGGAACGCTTCACCACCAACTCCCTCTTCGAAGTACGTAGAATGGTAGAGGAGCGCCTGCGCATGCTGGAGCGGGAGATCGCCGACAAACGAATCGTGGCAGCCAGCAATCGCAGTGTGGCGAAAGAACTCGACAAGCTCCTCGAGCTCTCCGACGATCTGCGAGATTTTTCGAAAAACCTTCAAGACATCCTTCAGGCCGGATACACCCCACATATCGACGATGG
- a CDS encoding HEPN domain-containing protein, which produces MRAYDLAIQNFAIAEHLLQLYQLFRDLRPYDPGKPFELAVCERLELASGSALHHAKNDNLLCSVKATVPLPSCLTANEGLNFLLRQAVLVASAALESFFWDVLRENVLTIIRAKGRKADESLRNITLTLDDYLSLEGYGDPDVRLQQIILNRFERGTLYDTSKIDEIAKIFVVRDFWGEITKLTGVQATELRGRLNGLVLRRNLIVHRADRPDDSTPPEDIDAHGLRIMSYAWANTHVTTAQSFVSASSDVFKKAIEQLELIISQREEQKLAQATLSST; this is translated from the coding sequence ATGCGCGCCTATGATCTGGCTATTCAGAATTTTGCGATAGCAGAACATCTACTCCAACTCTACCAGCTTTTCAGGGACCTTCGTCCATATGATCCTGGTAAGCCTTTTGAGTTGGCAGTTTGTGAGCGTTTGGAGCTGGCATCAGGTTCAGCCTTGCACCATGCGAAAAATGACAATTTACTTTGCAGTGTAAAGGCAACTGTACCTCTACCATCATGCCTTACCGCCAATGAAGGGCTGAATTTTCTTCTTCGTCAGGCTGTTCTCGTCGCAAGTGCTGCTCTGGAATCCTTCTTTTGGGATGTCTTGCGGGAAAACGTATTGACCATTATTCGTGCAAAGGGTCGCAAAGCAGATGAATCACTTCGAAATATTACCCTGACTCTGGATGATTATTTGTCTTTAGAAGGATATGGAGATCCAGATGTTAGGTTGCAGCAGATAATCCTGAACCGCTTTGAAAGAGGAACGTTGTATGACACTAGCAAGATAGATGAGATTGCCAAAATTTTTGTTGTTCGCGATTTCTGGGGTGAAATTACTAAGCTGACTGGCGTCCAAGCCACTGAGCTTAGGGGTAGACTCAATGGTCTCGTTCTACGTCGCAATCTGATTGTCCATCGTGCTGACCGTCCTGATGATTCAACTCCTCCAGAGGATATTGATGCTCACGGGCTTAGAATAATGTCCTACGCGTGGGCGAATACCCATGTAACTACTGCTCAATCTTTTGTTTCAGCCAGTTCAGATGTCTTCAAAAAGGCCATCGAACAGCTGGAACTGATAATTTCACAACGTGAAGAACAAAAGCTTGCACAGGCAACGCTATCATCAACCTGA
- the brxC gene encoding BREX system P-loop protein BrxC — MNRIADVFERPIDRTIEEVIKVDQANEATVQNELEEYIATDSIKDQFAEVYREIAAGPSTPREGIGVWVSGFFGSGKSSFAKILGYTVAQQKVGATTATELFKKRLRDARVVDLLDLVTMRIPFHAVIFDVSMDRGVRATNDRLTEIMYRALLRELGYAEDFDLAELEITLEGDGRLEAFERKFLELHGSEWKKRRQLGLAINEAGAALHDLDPRTYPTADSYAQGIGAGRADVDPNKLARRAFELCARRHPGKALIFIIDEVGQYVSRSVDKMLDLQAIIQAFGVEGKNRTERQEAVSPFWIVVTSQEKLNEVVTALDSKKIELARLQDRFRITVDLKQSDITEVTSERVLKKKAGAVDLIGKRFDADEPRIKQCCTLERTHRNLEINRSSFVRLYPYLPYQIDLCIDIVAGLRLKRGAHRHVGGSNRTIIKQAQQMMINDRTRLAEQPIGTLVTLDKVYELLEVGNLLPTEVSREVANVAQRLPGNPLAHKVVKAIALLESVKDLPRTPHNIAVVLHPSIEANPLTKDVVAALKELEEAQFIRQSEEGYKLLTVQEKNWETQRNGRDPREADRNRIHRELIREIFSEPKLRTYRYKDLRGFRTSLLVNGEWVESEGEIPLNILLTAREEHQDTLVDAREASVSKTTELFWVATLTDEINSLVTELFRSREMIGEYDRLAAQQRLTVEETGCLADEKSRRDRTQRNLRSKLLACIEGGNAFFSGVSYDAPVLGSSLSESLGTLLERAVPVLYPKLEVGVLRLNGDEPVKFLTSANLNGLPQIFYHDKAERSLVIKQADRFVPNLGCELCRELLDYLKREHAYGNRITGKMLESHFSGLGYAWERESIRLGLAILFRGGAIEVTHQGRKYRNYTEPTSRVPFVNNPAFRSASFSPREALDLKVLANAARMYEEISGRDVDIEEGAIAQAFKQIVVSDREKLLPLAARLGALSLPGAKIVQEQLNWVEGILEMPADDCVKTLAGDGKAYLEGRRQSFALDKAATDENIQAIARARRVLMEQWPVLVLNNDDPELKDAAEKLGETLQSEDALARIDNLRFYSESLSNAYRTLYENLFEKRKAAYTAALDQIKGRPEWLAVAEDPDIAQEQLDLILQPLTLKAEAVLDLPHGATVCQRTGATLAQLESDLAAVEAVGRDVLRRILELAAPEEKIERVAVARLYPGRITSKDELEDFITNLRERLSKVLAQGGTIILE, encoded by the coding sequence ATGAACAGGATTGCTGATGTCTTTGAAAGACCCATCGATCGTACCATCGAAGAGGTCATCAAAGTTGACCAGGCGAACGAGGCTACTGTCCAAAATGAGCTCGAAGAGTATATCGCGACGGATTCAATTAAGGACCAATTTGCCGAGGTTTACCGCGAGATAGCTGCCGGTCCGTCTACACCTCGAGAGGGGATTGGCGTATGGGTTTCAGGTTTCTTCGGTTCAGGTAAATCATCTTTCGCCAAGATCCTTGGCTACACTGTCGCCCAGCAGAAGGTAGGCGCAACAACTGCTACCGAGCTCTTCAAGAAAAGGCTGCGAGATGCCCGCGTCGTAGACCTGCTCGATCTCGTTACCATGCGAATCCCTTTCCATGCGGTCATTTTTGACGTTTCCATGGATCGCGGTGTGCGCGCCACCAATGACCGTCTCACAGAAATCATGTATCGCGCGCTGCTCCGGGAGTTGGGTTATGCGGAAGACTTCGATCTGGCCGAACTGGAGATAACTTTGGAGGGAGACGGTCGTCTCGAAGCTTTCGAACGGAAGTTCTTGGAATTGCACGGATCGGAGTGGAAGAAACGCCGCCAGCTGGGGCTGGCAATCAATGAGGCCGGTGCCGCGCTACACGATCTCGACCCGAGAACCTACCCTACTGCCGACTCGTATGCCCAGGGAATCGGAGCCGGCCGGGCCGATGTCGACCCGAACAAGCTGGCCCGTCGAGCCTTTGAATTGTGTGCGCGCCGCCATCCTGGCAAGGCCCTTATCTTCATAATCGACGAGGTGGGACAGTATGTTTCTCGCAGTGTGGACAAGATGCTCGATCTTCAGGCAATTATCCAGGCATTTGGCGTCGAAGGGAAAAACCGGACCGAACGCCAGGAGGCTGTTTCGCCATTCTGGATCGTCGTCACTTCGCAGGAAAAGCTGAACGAAGTGGTCACGGCCCTCGACTCCAAAAAAATCGAGTTGGCGCGTCTCCAGGACCGTTTCCGTATCACGGTGGATCTCAAGCAATCCGACATAACCGAAGTCACCAGCGAACGTGTCTTGAAGAAAAAGGCCGGAGCGGTGGACCTCATCGGTAAACGTTTCGATGCCGATGAACCCAGAATCAAGCAGTGCTGCACTCTGGAACGCACCCATCGGAACCTGGAAATCAATCGATCATCCTTTGTCAGGCTCTATCCTTATCTGCCCTACCAGATCGATCTATGTATCGACATCGTTGCCGGGTTGCGCCTCAAGCGGGGCGCCCATCGGCACGTCGGCGGCAGCAACCGGACGATCATCAAGCAGGCCCAGCAGATGATGATCAATGACCGCACGCGCCTGGCCGAGCAGCCCATCGGTACGCTCGTCACGCTGGACAAGGTCTATGAACTGCTGGAGGTCGGCAATCTGCTCCCCACCGAGGTCTCCCGCGAGGTGGCCAACGTTGCCCAGCGATTGCCGGGTAACCCGCTTGCCCATAAGGTCGTGAAGGCGATCGCACTCCTTGAGTCCGTCAAGGACCTGCCAAGGACTCCCCATAACATCGCGGTTGTGCTCCATCCGTCCATAGAAGCAAACCCACTGACCAAAGACGTGGTGGCTGCCCTCAAGGAGCTTGAAGAAGCGCAGTTTATCCGCCAATCCGAGGAAGGGTACAAACTTCTCACCGTTCAGGAGAAGAACTGGGAAACGCAACGCAACGGGCGCGACCCTCGTGAGGCCGATCGCAACCGAATTCATCGAGAGTTGATTCGCGAGATTTTTTCTGAGCCGAAACTGCGTACCTACCGCTACAAGGACCTCCGTGGCTTCCGCACCAGCTTACTTGTCAATGGCGAGTGGGTGGAGTCAGAGGGGGAAATTCCGCTCAACATCCTCCTTACGGCCAGGGAGGAGCATCAGGATACCCTGGTCGACGCCCGCGAGGCGAGCGTCTCCAAAACAACTGAGCTGTTCTGGGTGGCAACGCTCACCGACGAAATCAACTCCCTCGTAACTGAGCTCTTCCGTTCGCGAGAGATGATCGGGGAATATGACCGGCTCGCAGCACAGCAGCGTCTGACGGTTGAGGAGACCGGCTGTCTCGCTGATGAAAAAAGCCGGCGCGATCGTACCCAAAGAAATCTTCGCTCCAAGCTTCTCGCCTGCATCGAGGGGGGGAACGCCTTCTTCAGCGGAGTCAGCTACGACGCCCCGGTACTCGGTTCGTCCCTTTCCGAGTCCCTTGGTACGCTGCTTGAGAGGGCGGTACCGGTCCTCTACCCGAAACTGGAGGTCGGGGTGCTCAGGCTCAACGGCGATGAGCCGGTGAAGTTTCTCACTTCAGCTAACCTCAACGGCCTTCCTCAGATCTTCTACCACGACAAGGCCGAGCGGAGCCTCGTCATAAAGCAGGCCGACCGCTTTGTGCCTAACCTTGGCTGCGAGCTCTGTCGGGAACTTCTCGACTACCTGAAGCGTGAACATGCATACGGCAACCGGATAACCGGAAAAATGCTGGAGTCCCACTTCAGCGGCCTCGGCTACGCCTGGGAGCGGGAGTCCATCCGCCTGGGACTTGCCATCCTTTTCCGCGGCGGCGCCATAGAGGTTACCCATCAGGGACGCAAATACCGTAACTATACCGAGCCGACCTCGCGAGTCCCGTTCGTGAACAATCCTGCGTTTCGGTCTGCTTCTTTTTCACCGCGTGAGGCGCTCGATCTCAAAGTCCTAGCCAATGCAGCGCGGATGTATGAAGAAATCTCCGGTAGGGATGTGGATATCGAGGAGGGGGCGATTGCCCAGGCATTCAAGCAGATTGTAGTTTCCGACCGCGAAAAGCTCCTCCCTCTGGCCGCCCGCCTGGGCGCTCTCAGTTTGCCCGGTGCCAAGATTGTGCAGGAACAGCTTAATTGGGTCGAGGGTATTCTGGAGATGCCCGCCGATGACTGCGTGAAAACCCTGGCAGGCGATGGCAAGGCTTATCTTGAGGGGCGTCGGCAGTCTTTTGCATTGGATAAAGCGGCCACCGATGAAAATATCCAGGCCATAGCACGAGCCCGACGGGTTTTGATGGAACAATGGCCTGTTCTCGTCCTGAATAATGACGATCCAGAGCTGAAGGATGCGGCCGAAAAACTGGGTGAGACGTTACAGTCGGAAGATGCCCTTGCCCGGATCGATAACCTCCGCTTTTACAGTGAATCTCTCAGCAATGCCTACCGAACGTTGTACGAGAACCTGTTTGAAAAGCGCAAAGCTGCCTACACAGCAGCTCTTGACCAGATCAAGGGGCGTCCCGAATGGCTCGCCGTTGCCGAAGACCCCGATATCGCACAGGAACAGCTGGACCTTATTCTCCAGCCGCTGACCCTGAAGGCTGAGGCTGTTCTCGACCTTCCCCATGGGGCTACGGTATGTCAACGGACCGGCGCCACCCTGGCCCAGCTGGAGAGCGACCTGGCTGCGGTGGAGGCAGTCGGCAGAGACGTGCTTCGTCGCATCCTGGAACTGGCTGCTCCGGAAGAAAAGATTGAGCGGGTCGCGGTGGCCAGGCTTTATCCCGGTCGCATCACCAGCAAGGATGAGTTGGAGGATTTCATCACTAACCTGCGGGAGCGCCTTTCCAAAGTCCTCGCCCAGGGCGGAACCATAATCCTGGAGTGA
- a CDS encoding DUF1788 domain-containing protein, with protein sequence MEQNLDLLRQDLVAEPMRIAAHSDMPFAIFRYSPEEEFQLRKRLRLLAYSLSENHGRKVAFLSISRLVWGIVRRFEGTDYLFKTESIRGFQAAEEHINRLLSSEDYRPIADEVLERIKGFDHDRDIVFLVRAGGFAPFIYRCSSLLDGLHRRTKVPVILFYPGSAEAGTDLKFFDLPSEANLGVYNYRVKIYGVDK encoded by the coding sequence TTGGAACAGAATCTTGATCTATTACGCCAGGATCTGGTCGCTGAGCCAATGCGGATTGCGGCCCACAGCGATATGCCCTTCGCGATTTTCCGCTACTCTCCGGAAGAAGAGTTCCAGCTGCGCAAGCGTCTCCGTTTGCTGGCCTATTCCCTTTCTGAGAATCATGGCCGCAAAGTAGCGTTCCTCTCAATCTCACGACTTGTGTGGGGTATCGTGCGCCGGTTCGAGGGTACGGACTATCTCTTCAAAACTGAGTCCATCAGGGGATTCCAAGCTGCTGAGGAACATATAAATCGTCTTCTCAGTTCCGAAGACTACCGTCCTATAGCCGATGAAGTACTGGAACGTATCAAAGGGTTCGATCACGACCGTGATATCGTTTTCCTGGTCCGTGCCGGCGGCTTCGCTCCATTTATCTATCGCTGCTCTAGTCTTCTCGATGGGCTGCATCGCAGGACAAAAGTGCCGGTCATTCTTTTTTATCCGGGGAGCGCTGAGGCTGGGACGGATCTGAAATTTTTTGACCTCCCTTCGGAGGCTAATCTCGGCGTGTACAACTATCGGGTCAAAATATACGGAGTGGATAAATGA
- a CDS encoding DUF1819 family protein produces the protein MFVEACGRLVLIRKIYGLVKVFMVKKTIRYMRISLMLTNDAIFTTRLQKGGALLDDMRQLVCQWTEAVAKPESQAGEILHKATRSRVADTYRRAFLPRFLKGSPQDAWKLARALEEAHPSIEIIRPFYYWITARAEPILYAYVTEELVEKAKTSDRAVRTEETASWINNTLRSCGRVWSPTVQLKVARGILAALRDFAILEGAVNKRLVHGHLPIETFCLIAFLLNLMGIGARELVEHSDWKLFLLAGPEVERLFFEAHQHGWLHYQAAGRVHRIEFPTNDFKDYIRVIFGTES, from the coding sequence ATGTTTGTGGAGGCTTGCGGAAGATTGGTGCTAATCAGGAAAATTTATGGCCTGGTAAAAGTATTCATGGTAAAAAAAACGATTCGGTATATGAGGATAAGTTTGATGCTGACCAATGATGCAATATTTACAACTCGCCTCCAAAAAGGAGGAGCATTGCTGGACGACATGCGGCAGTTGGTTTGTCAGTGGACAGAGGCTGTTGCTAAACCGGAAAGTCAGGCTGGCGAGATTTTGCACAAGGCCACTCGTTCGCGAGTCGCAGACACCTATAGACGTGCATTCTTACCGAGATTCCTGAAAGGTTCGCCGCAGGATGCGTGGAAACTCGCCAGAGCACTTGAGGAAGCACACCCAAGCATCGAGATAATTCGACCATTCTATTACTGGATAACCGCGCGGGCAGAACCTATCCTCTATGCATATGTGACGGAAGAGCTTGTAGAAAAGGCGAAAACTTCCGACCGGGCAGTACGAACGGAAGAAACAGCATCCTGGATCAATAACACGCTCCGTTCATGCGGTAGAGTCTGGTCTCCCACGGTGCAACTAAAAGTAGCAAGGGGAATCCTGGCCGCACTCCGCGACTTTGCGATTCTCGAAGGTGCCGTGAACAAGAGGCTTGTGCACGGCCATCTGCCAATCGAGACCTTCTGTTTGATTGCCTTTCTCCTTAACCTGATGGGGATCGGGGCGCGCGAGCTGGTGGAACATTCGGACTGGAAATTGTTCTTGTTGGCTGGCCCGGAAGTGGAGCGGCTTTTTTTCGAGGCACACCAGCATGGCTGGTTGCACTATCAGGCGGCTGGTCGTGTCCACCGGATAGAGTTTCCGACAAACGACTTCAAGGACTACATACGTGTCATCTTTGGAACAGAATCTTGA
- a CDS encoding helix-turn-helix domain-containing protein — translation MNETAQPEKRKRGEVVDAAVFVERLKSLMADKGLSSAELADRADLARSALTQFFGGERKPSADALVKLANVLDSSTDYLLGRRDSTDVAALLQNDKIMELISLFSELSVADQERVLEMIRLMKGTAGASQE, via the coding sequence ATGAACGAAACAGCACAGCCGGAAAAACGCAAACGGGGAGAAGTCGTCGACGCTGCCGTCTTTGTCGAAAGGCTCAAGAGCTTGATGGCTGACAAAGGACTCTCGTCGGCAGAACTCGCCGACCGCGCCGATCTAGCCAGGTCGGCCCTAACTCAGTTTTTCGGAGGTGAGCGAAAGCCGAGTGCCGACGCCCTCGTAAAGTTGGCGAACGTCTTGGACTCTTCGACCGACTATCTCTTGGGTCGTCGAGACAGCACTGATGTCGCGGCTCTCCTCCAAAACGACAAGATCATGGAGCTTATAAGCCTCTTCAGCGAGCTTTCAGTAGCCGACCAGGAGCGCGTTCTCGAGATGATCCGCCTGATGAAGGGAACCGCCGGGGCATCTCAAGAGTAG